TGCAGTCGTCTATGGATTATATGGTCTGTCCAGACCCTCCCTTAATGGCCAGACCCGCGCTCGTCTGCTTTCTTACAGTGGATTGGTTGGCGTGGGCATTTGTTCTGCCAGCTATCATATGACCTTGAAATATCACACCCAAATGTGTACGTGCTATCATCTATCCTTACCCACTTTGTGCTCAATCTCACCTCAACTCTAGCAGATTGATTGTCCATGCATTTTCTTGACCACGCCAATGGTGTATCGTCTCTTGACGTTCAAGGGTAGCCCGCAGCGTACCAAGCTTGTGGCCGTACTTCTTACCATCTTATTTACAGTGGTTATGGTCACTCATATGGTCATGGACGAGTTCCTGCTTCATGCAACGACTTTTGGTCTTGCCGTCTATCTAATTGCAACTCGAACGCTGAAACGTATTTCTCAACAAGTGCCGGATGATCGCATTAGGAAGAACTTTCGAAATATCGCCCTATTTGGCTGCTGTATGTTGTCCTAATTTCGTGAGTCTGGGGTTTGAACTTACGGTAGCATAGTTAATTTCGCCTTTGGGTACTTTGTGTGGCTATTGGATGACTGGATATGCTCACTACTGACTTCGATGAAGCACTCAGCTGGCCTTCCCCTAGCTTTTTTCCTCGAGCTACATGGATGGTAAGCTTGCTTTGTAGTTGCATGGTTACCCTTCAGTGAAGCCATGTCTAACGATGATTGATCAGGTGGCACATTTTTATTTGTATCGGGGGCTACTTTGGCGTGGCTCTCGTCGACGCAATAACATCCGGCGTAGTCCGTGAGGACCCGATTCATCGTCTTGCCTGGCCCGTCCCCTCGGCGAGATTATTGTCAAGTGCAAATGCGTCACCAAAGCAGGAATAAGTTTGCCCATCAGAAAGTAAATTCACTACAACATTCATTGAGAAGACATGATAGATGTTGGCATTGAGGTTGGTATAAATAACACCATTAATTATAGTGATAATAAGCTTTTCttaaagcttcttcttctgttttaTGTTAATAATAACTGCagttagctttttatttactgTAGTAGACATGTGTACAGAGGGAGGAAGCGACAAGATTAACTTTGGCATCGCCTTTTATTTGCCAATTGAATTGAAGCTGTAAGacaattatttatttttatttcacttctttctcctctcttttcctcgaCAGCTGTGTAAACTTTCATTTCTCAAGGTGTACCAGAAATTCTTTTGCTCAAGCAACTAACTTATAGCATTTGAACTATTGTTAACATTGTCCAAAACATTGAAAGCAGTgcaaataaactttaaatcaCACCACCAGCAGGAGTTAAGCTCATCTCAGTCATTATAAATAGTACATAGTTTATAGtgttataaaaattatttacatGCTATCTAGTATACACAATTATAGCTCCCCCTATAAATAAGCTAcgaaccggcagattagtatcTACTTGAGTAGGTGACTACTAGCGAACGACAGctattgtatatatataactaagtaGATATTTGCTTTCAGGTTGTAAAAAGTCGAGATGACTGTGATATAGCTGCTTCTAGCAACTGAAACcatcacatacgaccataggtagtggagaattcggggtcccgtctgctcccccatagacaagccactaaccggcagattagtagtcaggtgggtgaccactggcgaacaccggctgttgtatgtttctctttttatatctttttgctcttggccTAGGTAGTTATTGTGACATTGTTCTCTTCTTGTACTATGTACTCTCATGACTCTGTTTTTCGGTTTCTGGAGTTTAGACAAACAACTGATGCCAACATCCCACTCTCCGCTTTGGTTCTGGTTTGAATTGTTCAACAAGCCTACATTATCAGGGCAGCAAATTGCTATGAGCATCTATTATTCTCCGTTGTCGTAGCCCTCAGCCTCTTCAAGCTAAGAGTGTTCGTCAGGAAGCGTGATTGCCCTGTCCAGCGCGTATGGCAAATCGTGGTAGCGTCCGCAAATCATCACGGCAGCAGATGACGAGCTTACTGAACGTGTCGAACATGCCGCTGGGCGATGTCGCGACGGTTGGGTAACCTGAACTGAGACCGACGTTACCACCAAGAAGTTGCGTAAGTTCATTTTCAATAAGCTCGGAAATCTGGAGACATAATACTTACTACGCAGATGTTACTTCAAAGAATACTGTGCAAACGGTGAGTGACTATTAAAAGTTAGCTTAATACTCAAATACGAGAATATGGAAAAGTTGAGAGCCCAACTAGAATGGAGTCGTTGACAATTCTGTCACCCTCATCCACTGCATTGTCGTAGTAATCAGCCCTCTACATCAGCGTCTTTGAAACCGGGAGGCGCCCGCTGTCGTAGCACATTTAATAGTCGTAGCGCTTATTTAG
The Trichoderma asperellum chromosome 7, complete sequence DNA segment above includes these coding regions:
- a CDS encoding uncharacterized protein (TransMembrane:4 (i15-33o39-55i76-94o122-146i)), translated to MVYRLLTFKGSPQRTKLVAVLLTILFTVVMVTHMVMDEFLLHATTFGLAVYLIATRTLKRISQQVPDDRIRKNFRNIALFGCFNFAFGYFVWLLDDWICSLLTSMKHSAGLPLAFFLELHGWWHIFICIGGYFGVALVDAITSGVVREDPIHRLAWPVPSARLLSSANASPKQE